From uncultured Roseateles sp., the proteins below share one genomic window:
- a CDS encoding AI-2E family transporter: MNLSTHQRKALSWAALAALFFAVLWLLSPVLAPFIVAGLLAYALHPAVERLVRRGVPRLLAVLLLELAFFLGALALLLLIVPILSKELPLLRDQIPLLATALNEHLVPWLAQFGINVALDTASIKAFVVKYLDANLEDWLGTALSSARIGGSFLLALVGNAVLMPVVLFYLLMDWNHLLARAWSLVPPRVREPTAAFLGDCDAMLGQYLRGQILVMLILAVFYSVALALARFDLALPVGVFTGLAVFIPYVGFGLGLLLALLAGVLQFASLYGVLAVAVIYGLGQVLEGFVLTPRLVGERIGLSPLTVIFALLAFGHLFGFVGVMIALPVSALGVVAGMRVHRLYLGSRLFRG; encoded by the coding sequence ATGAACCTCAGCACCCACCAACGCAAAGCGCTCAGCTGGGCGGCCCTGGCCGCCTTGTTTTTTGCCGTTCTCTGGCTGCTGTCGCCGGTGCTGGCGCCGTTCATCGTCGCCGGGCTGCTGGCCTATGCCCTGCACCCGGCGGTGGAGCGCCTGGTCAGGCGCGGCGTGCCGCGCCTGCTGGCGGTGCTGCTGCTGGAGCTGGCATTTTTTCTCGGTGCGCTGGCGCTGCTGCTGCTGATCGTGCCGATACTGAGCAAGGAGTTGCCACTGCTGCGCGACCAGATTCCGCTGCTCGCCACGGCGCTGAACGAGCATCTGGTGCCCTGGCTGGCGCAGTTCGGCATCAATGTCGCGCTGGACACGGCCAGCATCAAGGCCTTTGTCGTCAAGTATCTGGACGCGAATCTGGAGGATTGGCTTGGCACGGCCTTGAGTTCGGCGCGCATCGGCGGCAGCTTTCTGCTCGCCCTTGTGGGCAATGCGGTGCTGATGCCGGTGGTCCTGTTCTATCTGCTGATGGACTGGAACCATTTGTTGGCGAGGGCCTGGAGCCTGGTGCCGCCGCGGGTGCGCGAGCCCACCGCCGCCTTCCTGGGTGACTGCGACGCCATGCTGGGCCAGTACCTGCGCGGCCAGATCCTGGTGATGCTGATACTGGCGGTGTTCTACAGCGTCGCGCTGGCGCTGGCACGTTTCGACCTGGCCCTGCCGGTCGGTGTGTTCACCGGGCTGGCCGTCTTCATTCCCTATGTCGGCTTCGGCCTGGGCCTGTTGCTGGCCCTGCTGGCCGGCGTGCTGCAGTTCGCCAGCCTGTATGGGGTGCTGGCGGTGGCCGTGATCTATGGCCTGGGCCAGGTGCTGGAGGGCTTTGTGCTGACGCCGCGCCTGGTTGGCGAGCGCATCGGCCTGAGCCCGTTGACAGTGATTTTTGCCTTGCTGGCGTTTGGCCATCTGTTCGGGTTTGTCGGTGTGATGATCGCCTTGCCGGTCAGCGCGCTGGGTGTGGTGGCCGGTATGCGGGTGCACAGGCTGTACCTGGGCAGCCGCCTGTTCCGCGGTTGA
- the hda gene encoding DnaA regulatory inactivator Hda: protein MKQIPLSLGPEPTLSFDSFLPGANAAALAHLQGLNTGSPPVFLWGPHGSGKTHVLRALAKTWQQQGGQVGWYDLNTPLPWGVDANQSLLLMDDCDLFDADRQHAAFALFVEAATLGLSVVAAGALPPVDLAVREDLRTRLGWGPVFGLQPLSEPEMRAALRREADRRGIFLSDEVMDYLLTRFARDLKHLMQLLDRLDVFAMSHKRGVTVPLLKQMLADAEEEVKP from the coding sequence TTGAAGCAGATTCCCCTGTCCCTGGGCCCGGAGCCCACGCTGAGCTTTGACAGCTTTCTGCCCGGCGCCAATGCGGCGGCCCTGGCCCATCTGCAGGGCTTGAACACCGGCTCGCCGCCTGTCTTTTTGTGGGGGCCGCATGGCAGTGGCAAGACCCATGTCTTGCGTGCGCTGGCTAAAACCTGGCAGCAGCAGGGCGGGCAGGTCGGATGGTATGACCTGAACACGCCCTTGCCCTGGGGTGTGGACGCCAACCAGAGCCTGCTGCTGATGGACGATTGCGATCTGTTCGACGCCGACCGCCAGCATGCTGCCTTCGCGCTGTTCGTGGAGGCGGCGACCCTGGGCCTGTCGGTGGTGGCCGCAGGTGCCTTGCCGCCGGTCGATCTGGCCGTGCGCGAGGATTTGCGCACCCGTCTGGGCTGGGGGCCGGTGTTCGGCCTGCAGCCGCTGAGCGAGCCGGAGATGCGGGCGGCGCTGCGTCGTGAGGCGGACCGCCGCGGCATCTTCCTCTCCGACGAGGTGATGGACTATCTGCTGACCCGCTTTGCGCGGGACCTGAAACACCTGATGCAGCTGCTGGACAGGCTGGACGTGTTCGCGATGTCGCACAAGCGCGGCGTCACCGTTCCCCTGCTCAAGCAGATGCTTGCCGATGCTGAAGAAGAAGTAAAACCATGA
- a CDS encoding HAD family hydrolase yields MNLTLFDLDGTLIPTDSDHAFGQFMVDIGWTDGDNWSRRNDEFYAQYQAGRLDLDAYVDFATSVWRARPPAEYLAARQRFMREVMAPAMHDNARSLVRDHQQAGDLVAIVTATNEFVTEPIAEAFGVPHLIAVELERLAAVDGHAPYTGAVRGVPSYQAGKIKRVQDWLQAQGRRWEDFERITFYSDSINDLPLLERVSHPVATNPTPALEHIARERGWTILKLFA; encoded by the coding sequence ATGAACCTGACCCTTTTTGACCTCGATGGCACGCTGATCCCGACCGACTCTGATCATGCTTTCGGCCAGTTCATGGTCGATATCGGCTGGACCGATGGGGACAACTGGTCCCGCCGCAACGATGAGTTCTATGCTCAGTACCAGGCCGGCCGGCTGGATCTGGATGCCTACGTCGATTTCGCCACCTCGGTGTGGCGCGCGAGGCCGCCGGCCGAGTACCTGGCGGCGCGCCAGCGCTTCATGCGCGAGGTGATGGCCCCGGCGATGCACGACAATGCGCGGTCCCTGGTGCGTGACCACCAGCAGGCCGGCGACCTGGTGGCCATCGTCACGGCGACGAATGAATTCGTCACCGAGCCGATCGCCGAGGCCTTTGGCGTGCCCCATCTGATCGCCGTGGAGCTGGAGCGCCTGGCCGCGGTGGACGGACATGCACCCTATACCGGCGCGGTGCGCGGTGTGCCTTCGTACCAGGCCGGAAAGATCAAGCGGGTGCAGGACTGGCTGCAGGCGCAGGGCCGGCGCTGGGAAGATTTCGAGCGCATCACGTTCTACAGTGATTCAATCAACGACCTGCCCTTGCTGGAGCGGGTGAGCCATCCGGTGGCCACCAACCCGACCCCGGCACTGGAGCACATTGCGCGCGAGCGCGGCTGGACCATTCTGAAACTCTTCGCATGA
- a CDS encoding tetratricopeptide repeat protein, with translation MSSSLRLEAPSALEYFQSLVADDASLPLFEAAVSLAQDEFAGLDVQSVLAEMDALGARLRRRIPADSSPTNKLRWLNSYFFQELGFAGNVNNFYDMHNSFVHQVLSRRRGIPITLALIYMELAGQIGLLARGISFPGHFLVKLRMSQGEVVIDPFTGNSLSREHLEELLTPYRQAQGESGGPDGQEPATPLALFLRPAAPREVIARMLRNLKEIHRSNLDWARVLAVMQRLVLLLPDAPTERRDRGQAFEHLGHFDAAAADYVQYLEQCPEAPDHASVKQRLFGLRGDGRYRLH, from the coding sequence ATGAGTTCATCCCTACGCCTGGAGGCGCCCAGCGCGCTGGAATACTTTCAAAGCCTGGTGGCCGATGACGCCAGCCTGCCGCTGTTCGAGGCTGCAGTGTCGCTGGCCCAGGACGAATTCGCCGGTCTGGACGTGCAGTCGGTACTGGCCGAGATGGATGCCCTGGGTGCGCGTCTGCGCCGGCGCATCCCGGCCGACAGCAGCCCGACCAACAAGCTGCGCTGGTTGAACAGCTACTTCTTTCAGGAGCTGGGCTTCGCCGGCAACGTCAACAACTTCTACGACATGCACAACAGCTTTGTGCATCAGGTGCTGAGCCGCCGGCGCGGTATACCGATCACCCTGGCGCTGATCTATATGGAGCTGGCAGGTCAGATCGGCCTGCTGGCGCGGGGCATCTCCTTCCCCGGCCATTTCCTGGTCAAGCTGCGCATGTCGCAGGGCGAGGTGGTGATAGACCCGTTCACCGGCAACTCGCTGTCGCGCGAGCATTTGGAGGAGTTGCTGACCCCCTACCGCCAGGCTCAGGGCGAGAGCGGCGGGCCGGACGGCCAAGAGCCGGCCACGCCGCTGGCGCTTTTCCTGCGGCCGGCGGCACCGCGCGAGGTGATTGCCCGCATGCTGCGCAATCTGAAGGAAATCCATCGCAGCAATCTGGACTGGGCCCGTGTGCTGGCGGTGATGCAGCGCCTGGTGCTGCTGCTGCCCGATGCGCCCACCGAGCGGCGGGACCGCGGCCAGGCCTTCGAGCATCTGGGGCATTTCGATGCAGCCGCCGCCGACTATGTCCAGTATCTGGAGCAATGTCCCGAGGCGCCCGATCATGCCAGCGTCAAGCAACGCCTGTTCGGGCTGCGCGGTGACGGGCGGTACCGCTTGCACTAG